DNA sequence from the Alkaliphilus metalliredigens QYMF genome:
GAGGCATTGTGTATTGAAAAAAGGCTAGATGGGGTAGGAGACTGGTTAGAGTCAAAGGTAGGACAAAGAGGTGGTTCCGTTGCAAAGGCATTTGTCACTACAAGCTTGATTTATTGTGTAGGTGCTATGGCAATTGTGGGGGCATTAGAGAGCGGATTGACAGGCAACCATCAAACTCTTTATGCCAAATCATTGATTGACGGTGTTTCTTCTATTATATTTGCATCAACTTTGGGGATTGGTGTTATATTTTCTGCTGTGCCTGTGTTTTTGTATCAAGGGTTTATTGCCACTACAGCGGGATTGATTGAACCATTGCTAACAAATGCAGTGATTAATGAAATGTCTGCCATCGGTGGATTGTTAATTGTGGGAATTGCATTTAATATACTAGAGATCAAAAAAATACATGTGGGGAATCTGCTACCAGCTATTTTTATTCCTATTTTTTATGCAATATTACAACCTTATATGGTGCAGATTTCTTCTGTGGTACAGAATTTGTTCTAGGTCCATAACACTAAGAAAGATTTTATTTAGAAATCTTTCTTAGTGTTTTTTTTCTTTTGTTTTTTGAAATTTTTGTAAAATTTCCGAAAAACAATGATAATCAAAGAAATATTGACATAAAATGATTATATGGGGTGTAATGGGATATAATTACACATAGAGCAACTTGATTCATTATTACATTTTAGATACCATTGTAAATGTAATAATTAGCACTCGACTTTAGTGAGTGCTAATAACAAGTAAATTATAAAATAAAAATAAAATTTTTCTAAGGAGGGTTACTCATGAACATTAAACCATTAGGAGACAAAGTTGTTATTAAAAAGGTTGAAGCTGAAGACAAGACGAAAAGTGGGATTGTACTACCAGGAAGTGCAAAGGAACAACCACAAATGGCGGAGGTTGTTGCAGTAGGACCAGGCGGTGTGGTAGAAGGTAAGGAAATTATTATGGAATTAAAAGTAGGAGATAAAGTTATTTTCTCTAAGTACGCTGGAACAGAAGTGAAGCTTGATGGAGAAGAATACACTATTCTAAGACAAAATGATATTTTAGCAGTTGTAGAATAGACTACATAAAAAGTCAACTCGCTTCAGCAAGCTGAAGCATCGGGCAATATAAAAATGAAATTTTTTTGAGGAGGGTTTTAGTATGGCAAAAGAAATTAGATTTGGAGAAAAAGCACGTCGTTCTTTAGAGGCAGGTGTTAATAAACTAGCAGATACAGTGAAAGTAACATTAGGACCAAAGGGAAGAAATGTTGTTATTGATAAGAAATTTGGTTCTCCACTAATCACAAATGATGGTGTGACCATTGCAAGGGAAATTGAGTTGGAAGATGCCTATGAAAACATGGGGGCACAACTGGTTAAGGAAGTTGCCACTAAAACCAATGATGTTGCTGGAGACGGAACAACAACAGCCACACTATTAGCCCAAGCAATTATTCGTGAAGGCTTAAAGAACGTTGCAGCAGGTGCGAACCCTATGATTATTAAAAAGGGAATCCACAAGGCTGTAGACGCTGCTGTAGCAGAATTAAAGGCAGTTTCTAAGTCCATTGAAAGCAAGGAAGCCATCGCACAGGTGGGTGCTATTTCAGCAGCTGATGAGGAAATTGGACAGTTAATTGCAGATGCAATGGATAAAGTAGGAAAAGATGGTGTCATTACAGTAGAAGAATCTAAATCTATGGGAACGACACTTGATGTTGTAGAAGGAATGCAATTTGACAGAGGATACTTATCTCCATACATGGTAACGGATACTGAAAAGATGGAAGCTGTATTCAATGATGCCTATATACTAGTAACAGATAAAAAGATTTCCAATATCCAAGAAATCTTACCAATTCTTGAGCAAATTGTACAACAGGGTAAAAAGCTTGTGATTATTGCTGAAGATATCGAAGGAGAAGCATTAGCAACATTAGTGGTCAATAAATTAAGAGGTACATTTGAATGTGTTGCTGTTAAGGCACCTGGATTTGGGGATAGACGAAAGTCTATGTTAGATGACATTGCAGTTTTAACTGGGGCAACAGTGATTTCTGAAGAATTAGGCTATGACTTAAAAACAGCTACAGTTGATATGCTAGGAACTGCTAGAACTGTTAAAGTAGACAAAGAAAACACAACAATTGTTGAAGGTGCAGGAAATCAACAACTAATCAAAGATCGTGTATCTCAAATTAAAAAGCAAATTGAAGAAACAACTTCTGATTTTGACAAAGAGAAGCTTCAAGAAAGACTAGCAAAACTTTCTGGTGGCGTAGCTGTTATCCAAGTAGGGGCTGCTACAGAAACAGAATTAAAGGAAAGAAAGCTAAGAATTGAAGATGCTTTAAATGCAACAAGAGCCGCAGTAGAAGAAGGCATTGTAGCAGGTGGTGGTACTGCCCTAGTTAATGTGATACCAGCAGTAGAGGCATTACTAGAAGGATCACAGGGAGATGAAAAGACAGGTATTCAAATCATTAGAAGAGCATTAGAAGAGCCATTGAGACAAATCGCTGAAAATGCTGGATTAGAAGGTTCTGTCATTGTTAATAAAGTGATGAGTTCAGATAAAGGAATTGGATATGACGTATTAAACAATAAGTATGTGAATATGATTGAAGCGGGTATTGTTGACCCAACCAAGGTGACAAGATCAGCTTTACAAAATGCAGCTTCTATCTCAGCCATGCTATTGACAACAGAAAGTGCCGTTGTTGATATTGCATCAGAAGAGCCAGGAATGCCAGGCGGCATGGGTGGTATGGGAGGCATGGGTGGCGGCATGCCAATGATGTAATCACCTACAAAATTAAATAAGTTAAACACTAGCTTTGACGGTACTTCGGACCATGTAAAATAGTGTTTTGCCCACGGATTGCCCACGGATTTCAAAAAGTATTAACTTTCGTGGGCGATCTTAATTTTTTGTAAATACTTTTCATATTCCAGTACGGCTGTTTTCTGAAATTCAATTGTGATATGGGAATAAGTATCTAAGGTGATGGATACTGTGGAGTGGCCTAATCTTTCCTGTACTACCTTAGGATTGATACCAGCTTCAAGTAGCATTGTTGCATGTGTATGTCTCAGCATATGAAAATTAAAGTCAATTTTCACATCCCTTATTATTATTTCACTCACACGGCCTATGGCTTTAGTTATCACAACTTCTCCGTTTTCAAAAGTACAAATAAAATCATTTTCAGTATAATGCTTTCCATACTTTAATTTGTTCTTTTTTTGATTAATACTATGAGATTTTAAAATAGTAATCAATTCATTACCGATTGCGATTGTTCGATTACTAGACCTAGTCTTTGGAGGTTTAAACTCCCAGTTCTCTTTGCTAGCAGAATAATCAAGTCGTTTTGTAACGGATAACATCTGATTATCAAAGTCTATATCAGACCACTGTAGGGCAGATACTTCTCCTGCTCGTAGGCCAGTATGAAAAGCAATCATAAAAGGAATATAGTGGTGGGTTCCTTGGAGTCTTTCTGCACAACGATTGACTTCCTCTGGAGATAATGTTTTAATCTCTTTATCCATTTCTTGATCATCTCGCTTAGGTACTTTAACCCTAGTCATTGGATTGATTCTGATGAATTCCCATTCTACAGCCATCTTAAAAGCGGTAGATAATGTTGCATGAATCATAGAAATATAGTTTTTAGAATACGCTTTAGATTTTTTGGTTATAAAGTTTTGCAGGGCTTGAGATGTGATTTGCATGATCTTGTAATTCCCAAATGCAGGTCTAATGTGATTTTTAATGATATGCTGCCTAGCTCGTTGAGAGTTTTCTCGTAGATGAATTTCGATATAGTTTTCAATAAAATAGTTGAGATAATCAGAAAATGAAATCGTAGTAGGTTCAAATACACCTCCTGTATTTTCTAGTTCATCGATCGCTTTTCTTAGTGCAGAATGTGCTTCTGATTTCTTCTTAAATCCACCTGTTTCCTTCTGCTTACGGCTTCCATCTACTATACCTAAATCAATACGGTAAGACCATGTATTGCCTCTTTTTCTAACACTACCATTCACTTTTTTAACTCCTTTCGACTTTATATTTGTCTTGAATAAAGCGAATAAACTTTGAAACCTCCTCTGCAGCCTCTTCAGTAAGTTCAGCCCCTGGCTTTAGGTTGATGTGTAGTTCCTTTGAATCAACTAGTCTCTTTACTTCTTCCTTTTGCGTTAGACTCATTTTAAAATCACCTCCTTTCAAGAATGTATGTTCGTCATGATGGGTAAAAAAAATGCCATTAAAATTTTTTAAATATAACTAAAGGATCGAAATAAACAGTATAATTATCAATTTGATAATATAATCCGTATTTGTCCTTATAATGATTCAAAGCATCACTTATGTAATCCTCGGTTACATCTAGGTACTCAGCTAATTCGAATCGATTTCTAATACCATTTTCATAAGCACTAATTAAATCCATCATGCCAACTAGCTGTTCATATCCCCAAGCACGAGCTCTTTTTTCTTTCTGTACATTTTCTACCCTGGTTTTATCTCTTATGTCTCCAAATGTAGTAAAATAATGTCCTAACTCCTCTGCAAGAACCCCCTTTTTATCCTGAGCCGTTTTAATAGAAGTATTCAGGGTTATTGTATCATCAACATTTAACCCCTTAAGCCTTCCAATGCGAGTGTTTTCAAAAAGCTCTATATTCTCTTCTTCAACCATCTTTAATAAATCCTTATATTCCATTGGTGCCCCCCTTAAGATTATTACTTCTTTCGTCTAGACAATAAGAAGTCTATGTATTTATTTAAATCTTCTTCTTCATCGGCAGTCAGATCTACTCCATCTAAGTGTGCTGCAATCGTTGAAGCTTCCCTCTGGCTTCTGGCTTCCCCACTCACCATAGAATCCAATTCTTCAACTGTTATTCCAATTGTTTTGCATATCTTCATGACATTGTCAACAGACGCGTTTCCAATACCTCTATCAAGAATTGAACGCAATGTTGTATATGGAATATCTGCCTTTGCACTAAATGCTTTTATACTTAATCCTGTCTCTTCTATTAGACTTCGTAATATCTTTGCTCTTTCCACTAAAATTCCTCCTAAATATACGATGAACCGTATTCTTAATAACATCATACTATATTCCAAATTCTTTGTAAACATAAAAATGTACGAAATGTGGTGTTTTTTAAATTGATTTATATTGACAAAGTACGAAACTGAGTTTATAATCTAGGTAGCATATACGAAATTGAGTAATAAAATGAGGTGATGAATACGAAATTGAATTTGGAAGGAGGTGTTGAGATGTATAGAAATTTAGAAGCGGAAATGGTTAGAGAAGGGATATCGAGAAAAGACTTAGCAGAGTTACTAGAGGTTAGATATGCAACGATTATAGATAAGTTAAAGGGTAAATTTGGCTTTACACTTGATGAAGCCTTTAAGATAAGAAACAGTTTTTTCTCAGATCTAAGCTTTGAATATTTATTTGAAGTCACAACAACATCCGCTTCGTAAAATAGCTAAGGGAGAAGGAAGGGAGGTCTATCAATGGCAACGAAGAAGAAGGATCCAGATCGAGTTGTACCAATTAAAGCACTTTATACCGTAGAGGAAGTGTCCCATATTATTCAAACAAATCCCAACTATGTAAGTGAATTGTTTAAAGCAAAGCTACTGACACCACTTAAATTAGGTAGATATAAGGTAAGACATGAGGAGTTAATGACATTTTTAGAAAAGTGGCAGGGGCACGACTTAACAGATCCATTTAATATTAAAAATTTAGATTATTAATGAAGGAGGGGGAAAATATGAATAAACAGCTGCAGGTTTTTGAAAAAGAAGAATTTGGACAAGTAAGGGTTTTGAGGCAAGATGGACAGCCTTGGTTTGTAGGAAAAGACATAGCAGATAGCTTGGGGTATAAAAATCCAAGCGATGCACTTTTAAAGCATGTTGATGAGGAAGACAAGGCACTCGCGAAATGCGATACCCTTGGTGGCACACAACAAATGACGATTATAAATGAAAGTGGGTTGTACGGTTTAATTTTAAGTTCTAAGCTGCCAAATGCCAAAAGGTTTAAGAGGTGGGTGACATCTGAAGTGCTACCCTCTATACAAAGGCATGGCGTTTATATGACGCCAGACAAGATAGAAGAAGTGTTATTGAATCCAGATATGATAATAGGCCTTGCCACTAAGCTCAAGGTAGAGCAAGAGCTCAGTAAAAAACAGCAACAGATCATAGGGGAGTTAAAGCCTAAAGCGGATTATATGGATAAAATCTTGAAAAATAAAGGACTTGTCACAATCACACAAATCGCTAAGGATTATGGAATGAGTGGACAAGCAATGAATGATTTATTACATAGCTTGAGGGTTCAGTATAAGCAAAGTGGGCAATGGCTTTTATATAGAGCTCATCATGGAAGGGGCTATACCCACTCTGAAACCATTGACATATTAAGAAGTGATGGGAATTTAGATATCAAGATGAACACAAAGTGGACCCAGAAAGGACGATTGTTTTTATATGACTTGTTGAGAGAACATAATATATTGCCAACAATTGAAAAAGCCCCATTGGCTGCAACCAATAGGGGCATAGAAAAACAATTCATAGTTAGTATATCAATTTGAAATGAGAGAGGCAAAGGATTTCTATCGATTTAATGCTATCGAATGATGAAACTGACATAGCCCTAATAAAATGAAAACACTTACAAAAGAAATAGCGTTTTTAGAAGTCTAGCCAATGAATAAGTCGGAAGTTG
Encoded proteins:
- a CDS encoding helix-turn-helix domain-containing protein is translated as MERAKILRSLIEETGLSIKAFSAKADIPYTTLRSILDRGIGNASVDNVMKICKTIGITVEELDSMVSGEARSQREASTIAAHLDGVDLTADEEEDLNKYIDFLLSRRKK
- a CDS encoding helix-turn-helix domain-containing protein, which produces MATKKKDPDRVVPIKALYTVEEVSHIIQTNPNYVSELFKAKLLTPLKLGRYKVRHEELMTFLEKWQGHDLTDPFNIKNLDY
- a CDS encoding site-specific integrase, coding for MNGSVRKRGNTWSYRIDLGIVDGSRKQKETGGFKKKSEAHSALRKAIDELENTGGVFEPTTISFSDYLNYFIENYIEIHLRENSQRARQHIIKNHIRPAFGNYKIMQITSQALQNFITKKSKAYSKNYISMIHATLSTAFKMAVEWEFIRINPMTRVKVPKRDDQEMDKEIKTLSPEEVNRCAERLQGTHHYIPFMIAFHTGLRAGEVSALQWSDIDFDNQMLSVTKRLDYSASKENWEFKPPKTRSSNRTIAIGNELITILKSHSINQKKNKLKYGKHYTENDFICTFENGEVVITKAIGRVSEIIIRDVKIDFNFHMLRHTHATMLLEAGINPKVVQERLGHSTVSITLDTYSHITIEFQKTAVLEYEKYLQKIKIAHES
- a CDS encoding DUF554 domain-containing protein, whose product is MLGTIYNVIAIIVGALLGVILRKGIPEGHKKTIMQGIGLSVMVIGLSGALKTENILLMVFSIVIGGVIGEALCIEKRLDGVGDWLESKVGQRGGSVAKAFVTTSLIYCVGAMAIVGALESGLTGNHQTLYAKSLIDGVSSIIFASTLGIGVIFSAVPVFLYQGFIATTAGLIEPLLTNAVINEMSAIGGLLIVGIAFNILEIKKIHVGNLLPAIFIPIFYAILQPYMVQISSVVQNLF
- a CDS encoding phage antirepressor, with product MNKQLQVFEKEEFGQVRVLRQDGQPWFVGKDIADSLGYKNPSDALLKHVDEEDKALAKCDTLGGTQQMTIINESGLYGLILSSKLPNAKRFKRWVTSEVLPSIQRHGVYMTPDKIEEVLLNPDMIIGLATKLKVEQELSKKQQQIIGELKPKADYMDKILKNKGLVTITQIAKDYGMSGQAMNDLLHSLRVQYKQSGQWLLYRAHHGRGYTHSETIDILRSDGNLDIKMNTKWTQKGRLFLYDLLREHNILPTIEKAPLAATNRGIEKQFIVSISI
- a CDS encoding ImmA/IrrE family metallo-endopeptidase — translated: MEYKDLLKMVEEENIELFENTRIGRLKGLNVDDTITLNTSIKTAQDKKGVLAEELGHYFTTFGDIRDKTRVENVQKEKRARAWGYEQLVGMMDLISAYENGIRNRFELAEYLDVTEDYISDALNHYKDKYGLYYQIDNYTVYFDPLVIFKKF
- the groES gene encoding co-chaperone GroES — protein: MNIKPLGDKVVIKKVEAEDKTKSGIVLPGSAKEQPQMAEVVAVGPGGVVEGKEIIMELKVGDKVIFSKYAGTEVKLDGEEYTILRQNDILAVVE
- a CDS encoding helix-turn-helix transcriptional regulator translates to MYRNLEAEMVREGISRKDLAELLEVRYATIIDKLKGKFGFTLDEAFKIRNSFFSDLSFEYLFEVTTTSAS
- the groL gene encoding chaperonin GroEL (60 kDa chaperone family; promotes refolding of misfolded polypeptides especially under stressful conditions; forms two stacked rings of heptamers to form a barrel-shaped 14mer; ends can be capped by GroES; misfolded proteins enter the barrel where they are refolded when GroES binds); amino-acid sequence: MAKEIRFGEKARRSLEAGVNKLADTVKVTLGPKGRNVVIDKKFGSPLITNDGVTIAREIELEDAYENMGAQLVKEVATKTNDVAGDGTTTATLLAQAIIREGLKNVAAGANPMIIKKGIHKAVDAAVAELKAVSKSIESKEAIAQVGAISAADEEIGQLIADAMDKVGKDGVITVEESKSMGTTLDVVEGMQFDRGYLSPYMVTDTEKMEAVFNDAYILVTDKKISNIQEILPILEQIVQQGKKLVIIAEDIEGEALATLVVNKLRGTFECVAVKAPGFGDRRKSMLDDIAVLTGATVISEELGYDLKTATVDMLGTARTVKVDKENTTIVEGAGNQQLIKDRVSQIKKQIEETTSDFDKEKLQERLAKLSGGVAVIQVGAATETELKERKLRIEDALNATRAAVEEGIVAGGGTALVNVIPAVEALLEGSQGDEKTGIQIIRRALEEPLRQIAENAGLEGSVIVNKVMSSDKGIGYDVLNNKYVNMIEAGIVDPTKVTRSALQNAASISAMLLTTESAVVDIASEEPGMPGGMGGMGGMGGGMPMM